The following nucleotide sequence is from Alteromonas sp. V450.
GAATAGATGACTATTTCGGTTGGCAGTCAAGAGACTGTCCATTAACATTTTTACTGTCATTACCCATCAAATATAAATACAAAGGCATAATATCTTCAGGTGTTTTCAGTGTGTCGGGGTTTTCAGCAGGAAACGCCTGTGATCGCATTTTTGTGCGAGTGCCGCCCGGATTGATACAGTTAAAGCGCAACGATTTATTTTGATATTCGTCGGCTAGCGTCTGCATAACGCCCTCAGTAGCAAATTTCGAAACCGCGTATGTTCCCCAGAACGCCCGTCCTTTTCTGCCTACGCTAGACGTTGTGAAAATGATAGACGCATTATGTGATTTTTCTAGCGCAGGTATAAGAGCCTGAGTCATGTACACCATGCTGTTGAGATTAACTTGCATTACGTCTTGCCATTCTTGCGCGTCAATGTCTTTAAATGCGCTTAAGTGCCCAAGAATACTCGCATTATGAAGTAAGCCATCAAGCCTACCAAATTGGTCAATGATCGTTTGCGTCATTTGTTGGTAATGAGATGGGGTGGCGCCCTTAAGATCAAGGGGAACTATTGCTGGCTCTGCACCGCCTGATGACACTATGTCGTCATACACGGCTTCTAATTTCGAAACAGTACGTCCTAATAAGATACAGGTTGCACCGTACCGAGCATATGTACGAGCCGCTTCAGCGCCAATGCCATCGCCAGCACCTGTTATTAGAATAATGTTATCTTTGAGCAAATTATCGGGAGCACGATAGTCGTTCATTGGGCCTCTTTACATCGAAAAAAAATATCATTAATTATGAGAGGGAATGATACGGAACATTCAAGAGAAGTAAACAAAAGGGCAGTGCACATTGAAAAGAAAAAGCGTAAGGCAAAAAAAAAGTGTGAGACATGCTCACACTTTTTCCTTCGCTAGTCAGGTCGCACTAGACGTGCGAGCCACATTTCACTGGGTTTAGTTGGCTACAACCGATGTATCTGTAATCACGATTGTTTCACCGCCAGTTGAGATGAAAGCAGCTGCACCACGTTGCATTTCAGTTGTTGCAGCAGTACTAGCACTGGGGTTAAGCAATGATGAATGCTCTCCGGTGATAAAACGCACTAGGCCGTTTCCTTGCGACGTTACAGAAACACCTGGAGCACCTGCAAAAGCGGCTAAAGGCTCAGTACCCGCGAAGGTAGGAGAGCTTACGGTAGAGTTAGGAATAACCTGATCTGGTAGCGCTGTTGAACCATCATCATTCGTGCCACCTCCGACAACTTCATGCATCACAAATTTAGTGTTCTGTGACAATAAGCCTGCAAAATTGTTCGGATCAGATGAATCGGTGATGGTTTGTGCTGCGAAAACAAACTGTGCAAAAGTCGCATCCACTACGCTTTTCTCGCTAGCAGAAAGCGCGCTGTAAAAACCTTCATAAACCGCAACAATCGCTTGCTCTGGAGGCACGCCGTTCTCTTGTGCAAAAGCACCTACCGCAGCCAAAAATGCATTGGCAATGTTAGCAATGTCGGTACCTGAATCGCCTGCTGAACCAGCGAGAAGATTGGCTTTAATTAAGTTCCCAAACGCG
It contains:
- a CDS encoding YciK family oxidoreductase; the protein is MNDYRAPDNLLKDNIILITGAGDGIGAEAARTYARYGATCILLGRTVSKLEAVYDDIVSSGGAEPAIVPLDLKGATPSHYQQMTQTIIDQFGRLDGLLHNASILGHLSAFKDIDAQEWQDVMQVNLNSMVYMTQALIPALEKSHNASIIFTTSSVGRKGRAFWGTYAVSKFATEGVMQTLADEYQNKSLRFNCINPGGTRTKMRSQAFPAENPDTLKTPEDIMPLYLYLMGNDSKNVNGQSLDCQPK